A window of the Teredinibacter franksiae genome harbors these coding sequences:
- the fabG gene encoding 3-oxoacyl-ACP reductase FabG, giving the protein MSFEGKIALVTGASRGIGASIADTLGEAGATVIGTATSESGAAAISARFAEKGINGAGMQLNVTDAESVAALLKAINEQFGAPQILVNNAGITKDNLLMRMSEDEWFDVINTNLSAIYRLSKACLRGMMKARWGRIVNISSIVGQMGNAGQSNYAATKAGVMGFARSLAKEVGSRNITVNSVAPGFIDTDMTKGLAEDQKAAMLGVIPLGRLGQPEEIAGVVKFLCSDDASYVTGETLHVNGGMYMC; this is encoded by the coding sequence ATGTCATTTGAAGGAAAAATAGCTCTGGTAACGGGCGCAAGTCGTGGAATTGGCGCTTCAATTGCCGATACCTTGGGTGAGGCTGGCGCAACGGTTATTGGTACGGCAACTTCAGAGTCTGGCGCCGCGGCTATCAGTGCGCGTTTCGCAGAAAAAGGTATTAATGGCGCTGGCATGCAGTTAAATGTAACGGATGCCGAATCCGTGGCGGCCTTATTGAAGGCTATCAACGAACAGTTTGGTGCGCCTCAAATTTTGGTGAACAATGCCGGCATAACGAAAGATAACCTACTTATGCGCATGAGCGAAGATGAGTGGTTTGACGTTATTAATACGAACCTCAGTGCGATTTACCGCCTGAGTAAAGCCTGTTTGCGTGGCATGATGAAAGCACGCTGGGGGCGCATTGTGAATATCAGCTCCATTGTTGGTCAAATGGGTAATGCCGGGCAGTCGAACTATGCAGCTACTAAAGCCGGTGTAATGGGCTTTGCACGATCTTTAGCCAAAGAGGTGGGTTCACGCAATATTACGGTCAACTCAGTTGCACCGGGTTTTATTGATACGGATATGACCAAGGGGCTCGCAGAAGACCAGAAAGCTGCAATGTTGGGCGTTATTCCGCTGGGCCGTCTAGGGCAGCCTGAGGAGATTGCCGGGGTGGTGAAGTTTTTGTGCAGCGATGATGCCAGCTACGTTACGGGCGAAACACTGCACGTAAATGGCGGTATGTATATGTGCTAA
- the fabD gene encoding ACP S-malonyltransferase — translation MNSSNKLAFVFPGQGSQKVGMLAEMAEHHPQVIDTFSEASTALGYDLWELVQAGSQEDLNMTEVTQPALLTSSVALWRVWQAQGGVMPEYMAGHSLGEWSALVCAGVLDFSDAVKLVRARGKYMQEAVPAGLGAMAAIIGLADEKVEEACGQACSAEEVVSPVNYNSPGQLVIAGHKSAVERAMAGCKEAGAKRALPLPVSAPFHTSLMKPAADRLAAEIEATTFLSPTVPVVHNVTAKTERDPAKIKALMVEQIYSAVRWVECVQELVQLGVGSTLECGPGKVLSGLNKRIVKSLNASNIETTASLESSLAELK, via the coding sequence ATGAATAGTAGCAATAAACTCGCTTTTGTCTTTCCTGGTCAAGGCTCTCAAAAGGTTGGGATGCTAGCGGAAATGGCAGAGCATCATCCGCAGGTCATTGATACCTTTAGTGAAGCATCTACTGCGTTGGGCTATGACCTGTGGGAGCTGGTGCAAGCCGGTTCGCAGGAAGACCTGAATATGACAGAAGTAACCCAACCGGCATTGTTAACATCGAGTGTTGCGCTTTGGCGTGTCTGGCAGGCCCAGGGTGGTGTAATGCCCGAGTATATGGCCGGTCATAGTTTGGGTGAGTGGTCTGCACTTGTTTGTGCGGGTGTGCTGGATTTTTCCGATGCCGTTAAGCTTGTGCGTGCGAGAGGAAAATATATGCAGGAAGCTGTGCCAGCAGGCCTAGGCGCGATGGCTGCCATTATTGGCTTAGCCGATGAAAAGGTAGAAGAGGCTTGCGGTCAGGCGTGTTCGGCGGAGGAGGTGGTGTCGCCGGTTAACTACAACTCCCCGGGTCAGTTGGTGATAGCCGGGCATAAATCTGCCGTCGAGCGGGCCATGGCTGGCTGCAAGGAGGCTGGCGCCAAGCGTGCACTGCCGCTTCCGGTTAGTGCGCCATTCCACACGTCTTTGATGAAGCCTGCGGCGGATAGGTTGGCGGCGGAAATTGAGGCGACGACGTTCTTATCGCCTACCGTTCCCGTTGTGCATAATGTAACGGCTAAAACAGAGCGTGACCCGGCGAAGATTAAGGCGCTGATGGTGGAGCAAATCTATTCTGCGGTGCGTTGGGTGGAATGTGTCCAAGAGCTGGTGCAGTTGGGTGTGGGCAGTACGCTGGAGTGTGGCCCCGGCAAAGTGCTGTCTGGCCTCAACAAGCGAATTGTTAAGAGCCTTAATGCTAGCAATATTGAAACTACGGCTTCGCTGGAATCCAGCTTGGCAGAACTAAAATAA
- the acpP gene encoding acyl carrier protein, with protein MSSSIEERVKKIVAEQLGVKEEEVKNEASFVEDLGADSLDTVELVMALEEEFETEIPDEEAEKITTVQLAINYINENLA; from the coding sequence ATGAGTAGCAGCATTGAAGAACGCGTAAAGAAAATTGTCGCGGAACAGCTCGGTGTTAAAGAAGAAGAGGTGAAGAACGAAGCATCTTTTGTTGAAGATCTGGGTGCTGATTCTCTTGATACTGTTGAGTTGGTAATGGCTCTTGAAGAAGAATTCGAAACCGAAATCCCTGATGAAGAAGCTGAAAAAATCACCACTGTTCAGCTGGCGATCAACTATATCAACGAAAACCTGGCTTAA
- the fabF gene encoding beta-ketoacyl-ACP synthase II, with protein MSRRRVVVTGLGMVTAVGHSVDQTWQSILAGKSGIRPITSFDISAFSTKISASVQNLDISPYLKEKEARKLDLFIQYGMAAGVQAVEDSGLVITDENAARIGCVIGSGIGGLGSIEDTAITIKERGPRRVSPFFVPGAIINMIAGNLSIRYGFKGINLAVTTACTTGTHSIGLAAREIMYGTADAMVAGGSEMATTSVGIGGFGAARALSKRNDDPEAASRPWDKGRDGFVLGDGAGIMVLEEYEHAKKRGAKIYAELSGFGTSGDAFHITSPSGDGAALSMRNALLDAKINASAVDYINAHGTSTPAGDAAEAGAVKSVFGDHAHQLAVSSTKSMIGHLLGAAGAVEAIFSVLSIRDQVAPPTINLDDPDEGCDLNFVPHTAQEMKIDKAISNSFGFGGTNGTLLFSKV; from the coding sequence GTGAGTCGAAGAAGAGTTGTAGTAACGGGTCTTGGTATGGTGACCGCCGTTGGTCACAGCGTAGATCAGACATGGCAGTCCATTCTTGCAGGCAAAAGCGGTATCCGACCTATCACGTCTTTTGATATTTCTGCTTTTTCGACAAAAATTAGCGCGTCAGTTCAAAACTTGGATATTTCGCCGTATCTGAAGGAAAAAGAAGCTCGAAAACTGGATTTGTTCATTCAGTATGGCATGGCCGCGGGCGTTCAGGCTGTAGAGGATTCTGGCCTTGTCATAACCGACGAAAATGCAGCTCGTATCGGCTGTGTGATTGGTTCTGGTATTGGTGGGCTGGGGTCTATTGAAGACACTGCCATAACCATAAAAGAACGCGGCCCACGCCGTGTATCGCCATTTTTTGTGCCCGGTGCGATTATTAATATGATCGCAGGGAATCTCTCCATTCGCTACGGTTTTAAAGGTATTAACCTTGCTGTCACTACGGCCTGTACAACGGGAACCCACAGTATTGGCCTTGCGGCTCGGGAAATTATGTATGGTACCGCCGATGCCATGGTTGCCGGTGGTTCAGAAATGGCGACAACATCCGTTGGTATTGGTGGCTTTGGTGCGGCACGCGCTTTGTCTAAGCGCAACGATGACCCCGAAGCCGCAAGCCGCCCCTGGGATAAAGGTAGAGATGGATTTGTCTTGGGTGACGGCGCAGGTATTATGGTGCTAGAAGAATACGAACATGCAAAAAAACGCGGCGCAAAAATTTATGCGGAATTGTCGGGCTTTGGTACTAGCGGAGATGCTTTTCATATAACGTCTCCTAGTGGTGATGGCGCAGCATTGTCAATGCGCAATGCGTTACTGGATGCAAAAATCAATGCAAGTGCGGTGGACTATATCAACGCCCACGGAACTTCAACTCCCGCAGGCGACGCCGCAGAAGCGGGTGCGGTGAAGTCTGTATTTGGTGATCACGCACATCAGTTGGCGGTAAGTTCTACTAAGTCGATGATTGGTCATTTGCTCGGGGCCGCGGGAGCTGTAGAGGCGATATTTTCCGTGTTATCTATTCGCGATCAGGTTGCTCCACCCACTATCAACCTAGATGACCCGGATGAAGGCTGCGATCTAAATTTCGTACCTCATACGGCGCAA